One Helianthus annuus cultivar XRQ/B chromosome 7, HanXRQr2.0-SUNRISE, whole genome shotgun sequence genomic region harbors:
- the LOC110867619 gene encoding NAC domain-containing protein 67 isoform X1, producing the protein MRSITKRVRDAESELNLPPGFRFHSTDEELIVHYLCRKSHSTSQILGVPPPPPIIADVDLYKHDPWELPEMALFGTKEWYFFTPRDRKYPNGSRPNRVTGNGYWKATGADKPIKSKSNTNNATIGIKKALVFYAGRGLKGIKTNWIMHEYRLADSKLDDWVLCRLYNKKNNPKEMIIVPEDNNINYRNPASPIQKENSSSNNSDSFDSFEHSDGEFGGNFEGDTMCFSDSRPETSSKPEDPSQQSNIGGVMMQKEDVDDGNEWLDSLSLEDLHHCLEQMPPDNNLHDMMPMINNSNQQYFFK; encoded by the exons ATGAGATCCATAACAAAAAGAGTTAGAGATGCTGAATCTGAGTTGAACTTGCCACCTGGATTCCGGTTTCACTCCACTGACGAGGAGCTCATCGTTCATTACCTCTGCCGAAAGTCCCATTCGACATCCCAGATTCTCGGTGTCCCTCCGCCGCCACCTATCATCGCCGACGTGGATCTCTACAAACACGATCCATGGGAACTTCCTG aaatggCCTTATTTGGAACAAAGGAATGGTACTTTTTTACACCAAGAGATAGGAAATACCCTAATGGGTCAAGACCAAACCGGGTCACAGGAAACGGGTACTGGAAAGCAACCGGAGCAGATAAACCCATTAAATCAAAATCCAACACGAATAATGCAACAATAGGGATCAAGAAAGCGTTGGTGTTTTACGCGGGAAGAGGGCTTAAGGGGATTAAGACGAATTGGATCATGCATGAATATAGACTTGCAGACTCTAAG TTGGATGATTGGGTTTTATGTCGTCTTTACAACAAGAAGAATAATCCAAAGGAGATGATCATCGTACCCGAAGATAACAACATTAATTATCGTAATCCTGCATCGCCAATACAGAAAGAGAATAGCTCTAGTAACAACAGTGACAGTTTTGATTCGTTCGAACATTCAGACGGTGAGTTTGGTGGTAACTTTGAAGGTGACACCATGTGTTTTAGCGACTCGCGGCCTGAAACTTCGAGCAAACCCGAAGACCCGAGCCAGCAGAGTAACATTGGAGGAGTAATGATGCAAAAAGAAGATGTTGATGATGGGAATGAGTGGCTTGACAGTTTGAGTTTGGAAGATCTACACCACTGTTTGGAACAAATGCCTCCTGATAATAACTTGCATGATATGATGCCAATGATTAATAACTCAAATCAACAATATTTTTTTAAGTAG
- the LOC110867619 gene encoding NAC domain-containing protein 68 isoform X2: MMRGPCLPCGMGAAIHAGSQIGEVVGGLVTGSPHKKRVDEMALFGTKEWYFFTPRDRKYPNGSRPNRVTGNGYWKATGADKPIKSKSNTNNATIGIKKALVFYAGRGLKGIKTNWIMHEYRLADSKLDDWVLCRLYNKKNNPKEMIIVPEDNNINYRNPASPIQKENSSSNNSDSFDSFEHSDGEFGGNFEGDTMCFSDSRPETSSKPEDPSQQSNIGGVMMQKEDVDDGNEWLDSLSLEDLHHCLEQMPPDNNLHDMMPMINNSNQQYFFK, translated from the exons ATGATGCGGGGACCATGTTTGCCGTGCGGGATGGGTGCCGCCATCCATGCGGGTAGCCAAATCGGGGAGGTGGTTGGGGGACTAGTCACCGGCTCACCGCACAAGAAGAGAGTTGATG aaatggCCTTATTTGGAACAAAGGAATGGTACTTTTTTACACCAAGAGATAGGAAATACCCTAATGGGTCAAGACCAAACCGGGTCACAGGAAACGGGTACTGGAAAGCAACCGGAGCAGATAAACCCATTAAATCAAAATCCAACACGAATAATGCAACAATAGGGATCAAGAAAGCGTTGGTGTTTTACGCGGGAAGAGGGCTTAAGGGGATTAAGACGAATTGGATCATGCATGAATATAGACTTGCAGACTCTAAG TTGGATGATTGGGTTTTATGTCGTCTTTACAACAAGAAGAATAATCCAAAGGAGATGATCATCGTACCCGAAGATAACAACATTAATTATCGTAATCCTGCATCGCCAATACAGAAAGAGAATAGCTCTAGTAACAACAGTGACAGTTTTGATTCGTTCGAACATTCAGACGGTGAGTTTGGTGGTAACTTTGAAGGTGACACCATGTGTTTTAGCGACTCGCGGCCTGAAACTTCGAGCAAACCCGAAGACCCGAGCCAGCAGAGTAACATTGGAGGAGTAATGATGCAAAAAGAAGATGTTGATGATGGGAATGAGTGGCTTGACAGTTTGAGTTTGGAAGATCTACACCACTGTTTGGAACAAATGCCTCCTGATAATAACTTGCATGATATGATGCCAATGATTAATAACTCAAATCAACAATATTTTTTTAAGTAG